In Paenibacillus hexagrammi, the following are encoded in one genomic region:
- a CDS encoding FMN-binding protein, which produces MAKMDKKWVILCTTAIGVIYSAGYLSTEEQAALQEPQHHINSNIQSVSSQVKSQYKNGTFDGAGSNRRGSIEVKVTINHDKITDVEISRFAMHYSKNDVVGLPQEVIQKQSAKVQNVSGATYSTQAFQDAIEAALTQARNV; this is translated from the coding sequence ATGGCCAAAATGGATAAAAAGTGGGTCATCTTATGTACGACTGCCATAGGCGTAATCTATAGTGCTGGATATTTGTCAACAGAAGAGCAAGCTGCTCTACAGGAGCCACAGCACCACATAAATTCCAATATTCAATCCGTCAGCAGTCAGGTCAAAAGCCAGTATAAGAATGGAACTTTTGATGGGGCTGGAAGTAATCGTCGTGGTTCCATTGAAGTTAAAGTTACGATAAACCATGATAAAATCACCGACGTGGAGATTAGTCGCTTTGCCATGCATTATTCTAAGAACGATGTTGTGGGGTTACCACAAGAAGTTATACAAAAGCAAAGCGCCAAAGTGCAAAATGTTTCAGGAGCAACGTATAGCACGCAAGCATTCCAAGATGCCATTGAAGCTGCGCTAACACAAGCGAGGAATGTGTAA